The stretch of DNA CCATCACGCTCGCGTCGTTGGCGACGACGAAGGAGAGGCCCGCGCGGTCCATGATCCGCCTCGCTTCGTCGATCAGCCCCTCGTCGCCGCCGGCGGTCTCGGCCTTGAACCCGACGATCGGGAGGTCCGGATGAGCGTCCCGAACGTCGTCGATCAGCTTCGGCGCCGGCGTCAGCGTCAGCGTGCGCTCGTCGCCGGACTTGATCTTCTCGTCGGCGGCGTCGACGGTGAAGTCCGAGATCGCCGCCGCGGAGATCACCGCGTCGCCGCCGACCGAGAGGGTCTCCAGCACGGCGTCACGCATCGCCGCCGCGCGCTCGACCTGTCGGACTGCGGCGTAGGGCACGTCGTCGCCGTCGTGGACCAGCGTCACGTCCGCGCCGCGAACGTAGCACGCCTTCGCAACCGCGCGGCCGGTCTTCCCCGAGGCGCGGTTGGTGATGGTCCGGATCGGGTCGATCGGCTCGCTCGTCGCGCCGGCGGTGACGACGACGTGCCGGCCGGCGAGGCTGTCGGGCGTCGTCGCGCGAGCGACCTCCGTGACGATCGCGTCCTCAGTCGCGATCTTGGCTTTCCCCTCCTCGATCCGCGGGTCGACGAACTCCACCCCCCACGACTCCACGCGGTCGATCGCGTCGAGCACGCCCGGGTGGTCGTACATCGGCTCGTGCATCGCGGGGGCGATCACGACCGGCACGTCGGCGCCGATGGCGGTCGTCGCGGTCGTCGTGACCGGCGAGTCGTCGACCGCGGCGGCGACCTTCCCGACGGTGTTGGCGGTGCAGGGCGCGAGCAGGAGCAGGTCCGCCCAGCCGTCGCGGCCGCAGAGCTCAACGTGCTCGACGCGACCCGTGAGCTCGGTGATCGGCTCGTGGCCGGTCGCGAACTCCACCGCCCAGGGGTGGACGATCCCCTGTGCGCTCTCGGTCAGCACGCCGCGGACCTCGGCACCCTGCCGGCGGAGTTCGTGGGCGAGTTCGACGACCTTCACCGCCGCGATGCTACCGGTCACGCCGAGCGCGACGTTGACGCCTTCGAGCATTCCTCGGGAGATGGGACGCCGGGGGCTTAAACACCGCCCGCGCCTACTCGACCCCGTGTGTACGCTGACGCTCGCTTGGCAGGTGTTCGACGACGCGCCCGTGGCCGTGGCCGCGAACCGCGACGAGCAACGTAATCGGCCGTCCGAGCCGCCGGCACGGCTCGAGGGGGAGCCCACCGTCATCGCGCCCCGCGACGCGGAGGCCGGCGGGACGTGGCTGGGGTACAACGACGCCGGCCTGTTCGTCGGGATCACGAACCGCTGGACCGACGCCGACCTCGCGGGCGAGCGCTCGCGTGGGCTGCTCACCCGCGACGCGCTGCGGGAGCAGTCTGCCGAGGAAGCGCTTCGGACGGTCGAGAGCGCCGTGGAGAACCACGAGTACGCGGGGTTCAACCTCGTGCTCGCCGACGCCGACGCGGCGTACCTGCTGGAGTGGGACGGCCGGCTGCTGGTCCGCGAACTGGAGCCCGGCGTCCACGTCGTCGTCAACGTCGGCGCCAGCGACGCGCCCGCGATCCCAGCTTCGGCCGCCGAACGCGGGCAGGAACAGGCCGAGGACGCGGCTGCCGTCCGGACCGCGCTCCTCTCCGAACCCGACGAGGGTAGCGACGCGTGGCTCGACCGCGCGTTGGGCGTGCTCGGCGACCACGAGTACGGCGTCTGTGTCCACCAGAACGGCTACGGGACGGTGTCGGCGTCGCTGCTCTCGATCGGGACGGACGGCTCGGTTCGGTTCGACTTCGCCGACGGGCCACCCTGTGAGACGGCGTTCGAGCCCGTCGAGGCGGCGGTCGACACGGACGAAACGTAGTTCGGCTTATCGTCGTCGAAAGAAAAGGTCGAACGGGAGAGAGACTGCGCTATCGGCGAAGCAACGCGCCCGCGGCGCCGCCGACGACGAGGCCGGCGGCGAACCCCGCGGCGG from Halolamina sediminis encodes:
- the coaBC gene encoding bifunctional phosphopantothenoylcysteine decarboxylase/phosphopantothenate--cysteine ligase CoaBC codes for the protein MLEGVNVALGVTGSIAAVKVVELAHELRRQGAEVRGVLTESAQGIVHPWAVEFATGHEPITELTGRVEHVELCGRDGWADLLLLAPCTANTVGKVAAAVDDSPVTTTATTAIGADVPVVIAPAMHEPMYDHPGVLDAIDRVESWGVEFVDPRIEEGKAKIATEDAIVTEVARATTPDSLAGRHVVVTAGATSEPIDPIRTITNRASGKTGRAVAKACYVRGADVTLVHDGDDVPYAAVRQVERAAAMRDAVLETLSVGGDAVISAAAISDFTVDAADEKIKSGDERTLTLTPAPKLIDDVRDAHPDLPIVGFKAETAGGDEGLIDEARRIMDRAGLSFVVANDASVMGDDETRALLVRGEGYAEFTGSKAELGAWVAEELADVLGEN
- a CDS encoding NRDE family protein, which codes for MCTLTLAWQVFDDAPVAVAANRDEQRNRPSEPPARLEGEPTVIAPRDAEAGGTWLGYNDAGLFVGITNRWTDADLAGERSRGLLTRDALREQSAEEALRTVESAVENHEYAGFNLVLADADAAYLLEWDGRLLVRELEPGVHVVVNVGASDAPAIPASAAERGQEQAEDAAAVRTALLSEPDEGSDAWLDRALGVLGDHEYGVCVHQNGYGTVSASLLSIGTDGSVRFDFADGPPCETAFEPVEAAVDTDET